A stretch of the Mycoplasmoides genitalium G37 genome encodes the following:
- the rpmE gene encoding 50S ribosomal protein L31 has translation MKKAIHFQSQPVVFNCASCNSNFTIDSTAKQKDLAIDICGKCHPFYIGQLTKQTVHGRAEKLSQKFNAGKAFLENKTKKSNQAKVEKQTRHRSINEL, from the coding sequence ATGAAAAAGGCAATCCACTTTCAGAGTCAACCAGTTGTTTTTAACTGTGCTTCATGCAATAGCAACTTTACCATTGACTCCACTGCCAAACAAAAGGATCTTGCCATTGACATTTGTGGAAAATGTCATCCTTTTTACATAGGGCAATTAACCAAACAAACCGTGCATGGACGGGCTGAAAAACTTTCTCAAAAGTTCAACGCTGGAAAGGCTTTTTTAGAAAATAAAACTAAAAAGAGTAACCAAGCTAAAGTTGAAAAACAAACTAGGCACCGTTCTATTAACGAGCTTTAG
- the prfA gene encoding peptide chain release factor 1 has translation MDFDKQLFFNVEKIVELTEQLEKDLNKPNLSFEQIKVINKELKHKQPLIVKFKELQKLVENANEAEQILNNSSLKELHEEAKKELEKIKASLPSLEEEIKFLLLPVDENNQKNVIVEIRPAAGGDESCIFLSDLFNMYKNYCTSKNWTVELNEIIPASVGINFVSFAVNGTDVFAKLKFESGVHRVQRVPLTEAKGRVHTSTVTVAVLPQLEEVEITINPSDLRIDTYRASGAGGQHVNRTESAVRITHLPTGIVVACQEGKSQFSNRDKAMKMLRAKLWENAQNKQLSTQADLRKSQVGSGERAEKIRTYNYPQNRITDHRIKLTINKLNTVILGDLDEIIEALQADEKKQQLEKFIS, from the coding sequence GTGGATTTTGACAAACAACTCTTTTTCAATGTTGAAAAGATTGTTGAACTTACTGAACAACTTGAAAAAGATCTCAATAAACCTAACCTTAGCTTTGAGCAGATTAAAGTTATTAACAAAGAGTTAAAACATAAACAACCTTTAATAGTTAAATTCAAGGAGTTGCAAAAGCTGGTTGAAAATGCTAATGAAGCTGAACAAATTCTTAACAATTCCAGCTTAAAAGAATTGCATGAAGAAGCTAAAAAAGAACTTGAAAAAATCAAAGCTAGTTTACCTAGTTTAGAAGAGGAAATTAAGTTCCTTTTACTACCGGTAGATGAAAATAACCAAAAGAATGTTATTGTAGAGATCCGTCCAGCTGCTGGTGGGGATGAATCTTGCATCTTCTTAAGTGATCTTTTTAATATGTACAAAAACTATTGTACTAGTAAAAATTGAACGGTTGAACTTAATGAAATTATCCCTGCAAGTGTGGGGATTAACTTTGTTTCTTTTGCGGTAAATGGTACTGATGTTTTTGCTAAACTCAAGTTTGAATCAGGAGTACATAGGGTGCAACGTGTTCCTTTAACAGAAGCTAAAGGTAGAGTGCATACCTCAACAGTTACTGTTGCTGTTTTACCTCAATTAGAAGAGGTAGAGATCACCATTAATCCTAGTGATTTGAGAATCGATACTTACCGTGCTTCAGGAGCGGGTGGACAACATGTTAACAGAACTGAAAGTGCAGTTAGAATTACCCATCTACCTACGGGAATTGTTGTGGCTTGCCAAGAGGGTAAATCCCAGTTTTCTAACCGTGATAAAGCAATGAAAATGCTACGTGCTAAGTTATGGGAAAATGCTCAAAATAAACAACTCTCAACCCAAGCGGATTTAAGAAAAAGTCAAGTTGGTAGTGGAGAGAGAGCTGAAAAAATTCGTACCTACAACTATCCTCAAAACAGAATTACAGACCACAGGATTAAATTAACTATTAATAAGCTTAATACTGTTATTTTGGGAGATCTTGATGAGATCATTGAAGCTTTACAAGCTGATGAAAAGAAACAACAGTTGGAAAAGTTTATTAGTTAG
- a CDS encoding methyltransferase — translation MTLYEFFLNQKLVYQSSPHFNGVFLTILEHYGFQFKTIDKLWKSKLLITSELTDKIKQQLKCYFIEKIPLPYLLGTIQLRKLTFKTKKGVFIPRIDSLALIASVNLKKIKTALDLCCGSGTLAIALKKKCDTLDVYGSDIDIQALKLAQQNALINNVSINWIEADWFDCFNKIKTPIDLIVTNPPYLKKTQLNKTLNYEPKHSLVFQNKNSYFAYKQLFNLLLTKRSIKQLIFECSLFQKERLLNLFSIFKSRPIFNFQKQFIGMKVDNQKLPVVDIKNTKTIKQLLKMGLAGIVNTDTQMGLISYSESTLDKIKQRALNKHYVSMFGLEELKKLPKKLQQIASYFWPGSYTFIKNNKSYRVPKNLGLLNLFNAIGRVFCTSANISNQKPYTKLSDYQNDSYWIKQPCFIIRSTSKVQSNNTPSLVYNLDTKQLVRTTAKQTKQFHKLITKHQLAI, via the coding sequence ATGACTCTGTATGAGTTTTTTTTAAATCAAAAGTTAGTTTACCAATCCAGTCCCCATTTTAACGGGGTATTTTTAACAATATTGGAACACTATGGTTTTCAATTTAAAACAATTGATAAACTCTGAAAAAGTAAGCTTCTAATTACTAGTGAGTTAACTGATAAAATCAAACAACAATTAAAGTGTTATTTTATTGAAAAGATCCCTTTGCCCTATTTGTTGGGAACAATTCAACTAAGGAAGCTTACTTTTAAAACTAAGAAAGGAGTTTTTATTCCTCGAATTGATAGCTTAGCACTAATTGCAAGTGTTAACTTAAAAAAAATAAAAACTGCACTTGACCTTTGTTGTGGTTCAGGTACTTTAGCCATTGCTTTAAAAAAGAAGTGTGATACACTTGATGTTTATGGTAGTGATATTGATATCCAAGCATTAAAACTAGCGCAACAAAATGCATTAATTAATAACGTTAGTATTAATTGAATTGAAGCAGATTGATTTGATTGTTTTAACAAGATAAAAACTCCGATTGATTTAATTGTTACAAACCCACCTTATCTGAAAAAAACACAACTAAATAAAACATTAAATTATGAGCCTAAGCACAGCTTGGTTTTTCAAAATAAAAATAGTTATTTTGCATACAAGCAGTTGTTTAATCTATTACTAACAAAACGATCAATTAAACAGTTAATTTTTGAATGTTCTTTATTTCAAAAAGAAAGGCTATTAAATTTGTTTTCAATCTTTAAATCAAGGCCGATTTTTAACTTTCAAAAACAGTTTATTGGTATGAAAGTTGATAATCAAAAACTCCCAGTAGTTGATATTAAAAATACCAAAACTATTAAGCAACTTTTAAAAATGGGGCTAGCAGGAATTGTAAATACTGATACACAAATGGGATTAATTAGTTATTCAGAGTCTACTCTTGACAAAATTAAACAACGTGCACTTAACAAACATTATGTATCAATGTTTGGGTTAGAAGAATTAAAGAAGTTACCAAAAAAACTACAACAAATTGCTAGTTACTTTTGACCAGGTAGTTATACCTTTATTAAAAATAACAAGAGCTACAGGGTTCCTAAAAACTTGGGCTTATTAAACCTTTTTAATGCAATTGGTAGGGTTTTTTGTACTAGTGCTAATATCAGTAATCAAAAACCATACACCAAATTAAGTGATTATCAAAACGATAGTTACTGAATAAAGCAACCTTGTTTTATTATTAGAAGCACTTCTAAAGTGCAATCAAATAACACACCTTCACTTGTCTATAATTTAGATACAAAACAGTTGGTTCGCACCACAGCTAAACAAACAAAACAGTTTCATAAATTAATAACTAAACACCAGTTAGCTATCTAA
- a CDS encoding P68 family surface lipoprotein — translation MKLKGFLAVGVSVFGFSGLLMACSVVSQFDQVDDGKIKLASSLTSKRAAEALETVVKKYNDTKDPGDYPIEIVQIAGGYDGGKKDVQTKVSTKDKNNFYNLILNYPEIVSTLSRSKMALNFDGVNVDKLHPNFLSFNSRIGGIRDDGIYAIPISMSTDLMVINGPVLHYILNSARKEGTPTSTTVQATVSSRSAEKKGTLEIANDSETTKLWQNIQTTAQNNSNETTKEQKQVKRSSSSSSTTSTTGETKDTTKSDNKIKEFWGEYQEVDGGLKNFTFKASIFENWNETLDFATRIANSFPEKVKNITNKTGLDLQGVLGVDSSSNALYAAVFAAGQANYDNFFFNIDKRTGYADYSNFLNKDSSYQNLESVYNDFYKLIQANGLFVNRGGSYSSNFEKFHQLAFSVSSSGGYSYYFAKDNAKRLKFSNYAIEYPSFTQTIQAPNSSETESNLLGTFKLSEKDINLYKGSIPSGKQQGVDAILISNPNLINILEQAKQKNTAQGSESTTNKIIGYTTTANVNVDNQNIFSVSKLNNEQFQRKIIVNATEETLDQSQTLQSNESIVLPMPGKYKSTDKNKVMITQGPNLIGIHANEKENIETKKFVNWFLNQSITDWNSNNQQKNSDQTTKTAAEYFTDQASYILPLKEKFNKSSDLELKGSSSSSNLTTSSASASLLISNNSSTASSPAPKKTNNNSNTFTAKALELFQQAANNEIIPFSDPSDFRNGTFRNNISSSFNAAVNSKVSFNQFVQNFINSLGSGFRR, via the coding sequence ATGAAGCTCAAAGGTTTTTTAGCTGTTGGTGTTAGTGTTTTTGGTTTTTCTGGTTTACTGATGGCTTGTAGTGTTGTAAGTCAGTTTGATCAAGTGGATGATGGCAAAATTAAGCTAGCATCTTCATTAACTTCGAAACGCGCAGCGGAAGCTTTAGAGACAGTAGTTAAAAAATATAACGATACTAAAGATCCTGGTGATTATCCAATTGAAATAGTACAAATTGCTGGGGGTTATGATGGGGGTAAAAAGGATGTTCAAACCAAGGTTAGTACCAAAGATAAAAATAACTTTTATAACCTGATTTTAAACTATCCAGAAATAGTAAGTACCTTATCAAGGTCTAAAATGGCTTTGAATTTTGATGGGGTTAATGTTGATAAACTCCATCCTAACTTTTTAAGCTTTAACAGCAGAATAGGTGGAATTAGAGATGATGGAATCTATGCTATTCCAATATCTATGTCCACTGATCTGATGGTCATTAATGGCCCTGTTTTACACTATATTCTAAACAGTGCTAGAAAAGAAGGTACACCAACTAGCACTACTGTTCAAGCAACTGTCAGTTCAAGAAGTGCAGAAAAAAAAGGTACATTAGAAATTGCAAATGATAGTGAAACTACTAAACTTTGACAGAACATCCAAACCACTGCTCAAAACAACAGTAATGAAACAACTAAGGAGCAAAAACAAGTAAAAAGATCTAGTAGTTCTTCATCTACAACATCTACTACTGGTGAAACTAAAGATACTACAAAATCAGATAACAAGATTAAAGAGTTTTGGGGTGAATATCAAGAAGTGGATGGAGGGTTAAAGAATTTTACCTTTAAAGCAAGCATCTTTGAAAACTGAAATGAAACGTTAGATTTTGCTACTAGAATAGCAAACTCTTTTCCTGAAAAGGTTAAAAATATAACAAATAAAACTGGGCTTGATTTACAAGGTGTTTTAGGAGTTGATAGTAGTTCTAATGCACTTTATGCAGCAGTTTTTGCAGCTGGTCAAGCTAACTATGATAACTTCTTTTTTAACATCGATAAAAGAACTGGTTATGCAGATTACTCTAACTTTTTAAATAAAGATAGTTCATACCAAAATTTAGAGAGTGTTTACAATGACTTTTATAAATTAATCCAAGCTAATGGTTTGTTTGTTAACCGTGGTGGTTCCTATTCATCCAACTTTGAAAAATTTCACCAATTGGCATTCTCAGTATCTTCTTCTGGAGGATACAGTTATTACTTTGCTAAAGATAATGCTAAGCGCTTAAAGTTTAGTAATTATGCTATTGAATATCCTAGTTTTACCCAAACAATTCAAGCTCCTAATTCTTCAGAAACAGAAAGTAATTTACTTGGTACTTTTAAATTAAGTGAAAAAGATATCAATCTATATAAAGGTTCAATTCCTAGTGGAAAACAACAAGGAGTTGATGCTATCTTAATTAGTAACCCAAACTTAATTAATATTCTTGAACAAGCAAAACAAAAAAACACTGCACAAGGAAGTGAATCAACCACTAACAAGATAATAGGTTATACCACCACTGCAAATGTTAATGTTGATAATCAAAACATCTTTTCTGTTAGCAAACTTAACAACGAACAGTTTCAAAGAAAAATCATTGTTAATGCCACTGAAGAAACACTTGATCAATCCCAAACCTTACAGAGCAATGAATCAATTGTTTTACCAATGCCTGGTAAATACAAATCAACTGATAAAAATAAAGTAATGATCACCCAAGGTCCTAACTTAATAGGCATCCATGCAAATGAAAAAGAAAATATTGAAACTAAAAAATTTGTTAATTGGTTTTTAAATCAAAGTATTACAGATTGGAATAGTAATAATCAGCAAAAAAATAGTGATCAAACAACAAAAACTGCTGCTGAATATTTCACTGATCAAGCTTCTTACATCCTTCCTTTAAAGGAAAAATTTAACAAAAGTTCAGATTTAGAATTGAAAGGCAGTAGTAGTTCTTCTAATTTAACAACCAGTAGTGCTAGCGCCTCTTTGTTAATAAGTAATAATAGTTCAACTGCAAGTTCTCCTGCTCCTAAAAAAACAAACAATAATTCTAATACCTTTACAGCTAAAGCACTAGAATTATTCCAACAAGCTGCTAACAATGAAATTATTCCCTTTAGTGATCCAAGTGACTTTAGGAACGGCACATTCCGTAATAATATAAGCAGTAGTTTTAATGCTGCGGTGAATTCTAAGGTTAGTTTTAATCAATTTGTCCAAAACTTTATTAATAGTTTAGGATCTGGATTTAGAAGATAA